The proteins below come from a single Dioscorea cayenensis subsp. rotundata cultivar TDr96_F1 chromosome 27, TDr96_F1_v2_PseudoChromosome.rev07_lg8_w22 25.fasta, whole genome shotgun sequence genomic window:
- the LOC120253244 gene encoding LOW QUALITY PROTEIN: UDP-glycosyltransferase 90A2-like (The sequence of the model RefSeq protein was modified relative to this genomic sequence to represent the inferred CDS: deleted 2 bases in 1 codon), whose translation MSTTTTTITMKEVKKDHILIFPFMAQGHTIPLLHLATFLSTHHHHLQITIITTSGNAPFLQQYLPSSINLSIFPFPSSPLLPTGVESTDHLPSMDLHPIFAATTTNLRPHFHNLLHSLHLSNSLPLCLISDFFLGWTLDVCRLFSVPRLVFHGMSTFSMFICKSLFVHQPYSSEDELFQIPGAPPSLLLSRHQLPDTILTSGDPNNPVTIFLSEIGATDINSWGVIVNSFSFIERGSTLNSLNHSTRTELVHGFLALSLFSLPKLRKEDDDCLQWLDEKKKKKNSVVYVSFGTQTHVTAEQLEEVAAGLETAECEYLWVVRHASWRPPAGETIPHRRERGKIVRWAPQREVLQHEAVGGFVSHCGWNSVLESMVAGVPVLTWPMMAEQALNEKMIVDELGAGLRLRKVGEDGVVKREEIKDGVRELMVGEKGKRVRMKMEELGRMAMEAVEDGGSSHKSLSELIEELQRCRTNGRDDDQGLEMEKVAIDANSLLEYQDCIQIS comes from the exons atgtccaccaccaccaccaccatcaccatgaAAGAAGTGAAGAAAGACCACATCTTAATATTCCCATTCATGGCACAAGGCCACACCATCCCACTCCTCCACCTTGCCACCTTCCTCTCaacccaccaccaccacctccaaatcaccatcatcaccaccTCCGGCAACGCTCCTTTTCTCCAGCAATACCTCCCATCTTCCATCAACCTCTCCATCTTCCCATTTCCTTCCTCTCCTCTCCTCCCAACCGGCGTTGAATCCACTGATCACCTCCCTTCTATGGACCTCCACCCAATCTTCGCAGCCACCACCACCAATCTCCGGCCACACTTCCACAACCTCCTCCACTCCCTCCACCTCTCCAACTCCCTCCCACTCTGCCTCATCTCCGACTTCTTTCTCGGCTGGACTCTCGACGTCTGCCGTCTTTTCTCCGTCCCTCGTCTCGTCTTTCACGGCATGTCCACCTTCTCTATGTTCATCTGCAAGTCTCTCTTTGTCCACCAACCCTACTCTTCCGAAGATGAGCTCTTTCAAATCCCCGGtgctcctccttctcttctcctctctCGCCACCAACTCCCTGACACCATTCTAACCTCCGGCGACCCTAACAACCCTGTAACTATCTTCCTCTCCGAGATCGGTGCCACGGATATCAACAGCTGGGGTGTAATCGTCAACAGCTTCTCTTTCATTGAACGTGGTAGTACACTAAACTCTTTGAATCATTCTACCAGAACGGAGCTCGTGCATGGCTTCTTGGccctttctctcttctctctccccAAACTCAGA AAAGAAGACGATGACTGCCTCCAATGGCTagacgagaagaagaagaagaagaactcaGTGGTTTACGTGTCATTTGGGACACAAACACACGTGACGGCGGAGCAACTTGAAGAGGTGGCGGCGGGGTTGGAGACGGCGGAGTGTGAGTATCTCTGGGTGGTGAGACATGCTTCATGGCGGCCGCCGGCCGGAGAGACAATTCCTCACcggagagagagaggaaagatTGTACGGTGGGCACCGCAACGTGAGGTGTTACAGCATGAAGCAGTGGGAGGGTTTGTGAGTCACTGTGGGTGGAACTCAGTGTTAGAGAGTATGGTGGCCGGCGTTCCGGTGCTGACGTGGCCGATGATGGCTGAGCAGGCACTCAATGAGAAGATGATTGTTGATGAGCTTGGAGCTGGATTGAGGTTGAGGAAAGTGGGTGAAGATGGGGTGGTGAAGAGGGAGGAGATAAAGGATGGAGTTAGAGAGTTAATGGTGGGAGAGAAAGGGAAGAGAGTGAGGATGAAGATGGAGGAGCTTGGAAGGATGGCAATGGAGGCAGTTGAAGATGGAGGGAGTTCTCACAAGAGTTTGAGTGAACTCATTGAAGAGCTTCAGAGATGCAGGACTAATGGAAGAGATGATGATCAAGGTTTGGAAATGGAGAAGGTGGCCATTGATGCTAATTCTCTATTAGAGTATCAGGATTGCATTCAAAtatcttga
- the LOC120253245 gene encoding scopoletin glucosyltransferase-like — translation MKEVKKDHILIFPFMAQGHTIPLLHLATFLSTHHHLQITIITTSGNAPFLRQYLPSSINLSIFPFPSSPLLPIGVESTDHLSSMDLHPIFVTTIAHLRPHLHQLLHSLHLSNSLPLCLISDFFLPWTLDVCRLFSVPRLVFHGMSTFSMFICKSIYTHLKPSSFTSSDELYHVPGGPPSLLLSRHQVPDIFLNSGDPNDPTTIILAEHNTSDINSWGIIVNSFSFIEREYTKLFESFFQNGTRAWLIGPLSLLSSPTLTDEGDCLRWLNDKEMNSVVYVAFGTQAHLTAEQLEEVANGLEAAECEYLWVVRDASWRPPERITTGERGKIVRWAPQREVLQHEAVGGFVSHCGWNSVLESMVAGVPVLTWPMIAEQAINEMMIVDEFGAGLRLRKVGADGVVKKEEIKNGVRELMVGEKGKRVRKKMEELGRMAMEAVEDGGSSHKSLSELIEELQRCRNREDDGLELESLHENHQECIKMS, via the coding sequence atgaAGGAAGTGAAGAAAGATCACATCTTAATATTCCCATTCATGGCACAAGGCCATACCATCCCACTCCTCCACCTTGCCACCTTCCTCTCAACCCACCACCACCTTCAAATCACAATCATCACCACCTCCGGCAACGCTCCTTTTCTCCGGCAATACCTCCCATCTTCAATCAACCTCTCCATCTTCCCattcccttcttctcctctcctccCCATCGGCGTTGAGTCCACTGATCACCTCTCTTCTATGGACCTACACCCAATCTTTGTAACCACCATTGCTCATCTCCGACCACACTTGCACCAACTCCTCCACTCCCTCCACCTCTCCAATTCCCTCCCACTCTGCCTCATCTCCGACTTCTTCCTCCCTTGGACTCTCGACGTCTGCCGTCTCTTCTCCGTCCCACGTCTCGTCTTTCACGGCATGTCCACCTTCTCTATGTTCATCTGCAAATCCATCTACACCCACCTAAAGCCTTCCTCCTTCACCTCCTCCGATGAGCTCTACCATGTCCCCGGTGGTCctccttctcttctcctctctCGCCACCAAGTCCCAGACATCTTTCTCAACTCCGGTGACCCTAATGACCCTACAACTATCATCCTCGCCGAACACAACACAAGTGACATCAACAGCTGGGGCATCATCGTCAACAGCTTCTCATTCATTGAACGTGAGTACACTAAACTCTTTGAATCATTCTTCCAGAATGGAACTCGTGCATGGCTCATCGGTCCTTTATCTCTACTTTCTTCACCGACTCTCACCGACGAGGGTGATTGTCTCCGGTGGCTAAACGACAAGGAAATGAACTCAGTGGTTTACGTAGCGTTTGGGACGCAAGCACACTTGACGGCGGAGCAGCTAGAGGAGGTGGCAAATGGGTTGGAGGCGGCGGAGTGTGAGTATCTATGGGTGGTGAGAGATGCTTCATGGCGGCCGCCGGAGAGGATCACTACCGGAGAAAGAGGAAAGATTGTCCGGTGGGCACCGCAACGTGAGGTGCTACAGCATGAAGCAGTGGGAGGGTTTGTGAGTCACTGTGGATGGAACTCAGTGTTAGAGAGCATGGTCGCCGGCGTGCCGGTGCTGACGTGGCCGATGATTGCTGAGCAGGCAATCAATGAGATGATGATTGTTGATGAGTTTGGAGCTGGTTTGAGGTTGAGGAAAGTGGGTGCAGATGGGGTAGTGAAGAAGGAGGAGATAAAGAATGGAGTTAGAGAGTTAATGGTGGGAGAGAAAGGGAAGAGAGTGAGGAAGAAGATGGAGGAGCTTGGAAGGATGGCAATGGAGGCAGTTGAAGATGGAGGGAGTTCTCATAAGAGTTTGAGTGAACTGATTGAAGAGCTCCAGAGATGCAGGAACAGAGAAGATGATGGTTTGGAACTGGAGTCTCTGCATGAGAATCATCAGGAATGTATCAAAATGTCTTGA